One Oryza sativa Japonica Group chromosome 8, ASM3414082v1 DNA window includes the following coding sequences:
- the LOC9269955 gene encoding uncharacterized protein: MEKKELLGVRKSPPLTKRRRKVTAGGAGGGSMAKAIAAYLASDSFMYAPLVSNSPPPPPPPSSPPAGAGSSDKMVALVQKYRGSWRGTFTAC, translated from the exons ATGGAGAAGAAGGAGCTTCTCGGCGTCCGCAAGAGTCCGCCGCTCACCAAGAGGCGGCGCAAGGTGACGGCTGGTGGCGCCGGAGGCGGGAGCATGGCGAAGGCCATCGCCGCCTACCTCGCCTCCGACTCCTTCATGTACGCGCCGCTGGTATccaactcgccgccgccgccgccgccgccttcctcgccgcctgCGGGAGCAGGTTCTTCCG ATAAAATGGTAGCTTTGGTGCAAAAGTACAGAGGCTCTTGGCGAGGTACATTTACTGCATGCTAG